From one Melioribacteraceae bacterium genomic stretch:
- a CDS encoding GNAT family N-acetyltransferase: MLIREVSYTDISEWSKMRTSLWPDTEDNHITELEEYFAGKSIDIVQVYVAEEAKEIVGFMELNIRNFAEGSRHAKLPYIEAWYVKPEDRGKGYGKALIKKAEEWAISLGYTELASDTEINNHKSISLHKELGFIETERIVCFLKKLR, encoded by the coding sequence ATGTTAATTCGAGAAGTCAGCTACACCGATATATCGGAATGGTCAAAGATGAGAACATCACTCTGGCCGGATACCGAGGATAATCATATAACTGAATTGGAAGAATACTTTGCCGGTAAATCAATTGATATCGTTCAGGTATATGTTGCCGAAGAAGCTAAAGAAATAGTTGGTTTTATGGAACTGAATATCAGAAATTTTGCCGAAGGAAGTCGTCATGCAAAATTGCCTTACATTGAAGCTTGGTATGTTAAGCCCGAAGATCGAGGGAAAGGTTACGGCAAAGCTTTAATTAAAAAAGCCGAAGAGTGGGCGATATCTCTTGGTTATACAGAATTAGCAAGCGATACCGAAATAAATAATCATAAAAGCATTTCGCTACACAAAGAACTAGGTTTTATTGAAACCGAACGAATTGTTTGTTTTCTTAAAAAATTAAGATAA
- a CDS encoding PD-(D/E)XK nuclease family protein, which produces MSRLFLDTAGITGEDLTTELLKIILTDKKYSPFQKLFYNRFLQKTEFKSTEDFLFEVESQNVFEEGRPDLLIYNDEEVYCLENKFYADFSSKDQLIRYHTLLQNNDSFKKCSIKKVYLLTIEKRKKYYEYLIDSLLDSGSREDKKFSDLFEFIFWEDILELWKSDDCIINALQEYIYDLYIKEINFSSEEIMLLKDQNVPELLDKFYKLISQVRDEITKRGFVATSIRSSYKWWGFYIDLNKVKVWFGFGTDLWKMSDDFISPIGIQIQKSSVSNSMAADKIRNELEPLNFNIHSQLYWIKRYPLKEDELNAGHLADMLEVDLRTIYGIFN; this is translated from the coding sequence ATGAGTAGACTATTTTTAGATACAGCAGGTATAACGGGTGAAGATCTTACCACTGAACTTTTAAAGATAATTTTAACAGATAAAAAATATTCTCCATTTCAGAAATTATTCTACAATCGCTTTCTTCAGAAAACCGAGTTTAAATCTACAGAGGACTTTCTGTTTGAAGTCGAAAGTCAGAATGTATTTGAAGAAGGAAGACCGGACCTACTTATTTATAACGATGAGGAGGTTTACTGTCTAGAAAATAAATTTTATGCTGATTTCTCAAGCAAGGATCAACTGATTCGATATCATACTTTACTTCAGAACAATGATAGTTTTAAGAAATGTAGTATTAAGAAAGTGTATCTGCTTACAATTGAAAAACGTAAAAAGTACTACGAATATTTAATTGACTCACTTCTTGATAGTGGATCGAGAGAGGATAAAAAATTCAGTGATCTTTTTGAATTCATATTTTGGGAAGATATTCTTGAGCTATGGAAGTCAGACGATTGTATAATCAACGCTCTTCAAGAATATATCTATGATCTATACATCAAAGAAATTAACTTTAGCAGCGAGGAAATCATGCTCTTAAAAGATCAAAACGTACCTGAGTTGCTGGACAAATTTTATAAGCTCATTAGTCAAGTAAGAGATGAGATTACAAAACGGGGATTTGTAGCCACTTCGATCCGGTCGTCTTATAAATGGTGGGGTTTTTACATTGACCTCAATAAGGTAAAAGTCTGGTTCGGTTTCGGTACTGATCTATGGAAGATGAGCGACGATTTTATTTCGCCAATTGGTATCCAGATACAGAAAAGTTCCGTTTCGAATTCAATGGCTGCTGACAAAATACGCAATGAATTAGAACCATTGAATTTTAATATACATTCTCAATTGTATTGGATAAAAAGATATCCACTTAAAGAGGATGAACTTAATGCTGGTCACCTTGCAGATATGCTAGAGGTAGATCTTCGCACTATTTATGGAATATTCAATTGA
- a CDS encoding restriction endonuclease subunit S gives MNKKLPPNWSWVKLGDYIEKIPTTGKKLKQKEYLIEGKYPVVDQGKELVGGFSNDQELLLNCNLPVIVFGDHTKAKKLIPFNFIPGADGVKVIKPNKEFDTKLFYYFLHVLPIPDKGYSRHFQYVEKSHIPLPPLPEQHRIVDKIEELFSELDNGIENLKKAKAQIKTYRQAVLKFAFEGKLIQGEGKKVKGKSENRELPEGWELVALGEFCDKVSNAKDLDPNFEFLYLDIGGIDNKINKIVSHKEYQWKDAPSRAKQLVHEGDLLFSTVRTYLKNIALVPPRYSGQIASTGFCVIRPKKHLLLSEYIFHLTLYEKFLEPLNALQTGSSYPAVRDKDVFSQKIPLPPLKKQIQIVEEIERRFSVADKLEAAIDESLKKSEALRQSILKQAFEGKLV, from the coding sequence ATGAACAAGAAACTCCCTCCCAACTGGTCTTGGGTTAAACTTGGTGACTATATTGAAAAGATTCCTACGACAGGAAAGAAGTTAAAACAAAAAGAGTATCTAATAGAAGGCAAATATCCAGTTGTTGACCAAGGGAAAGAATTAGTCGGAGGCTTCTCAAATGATCAAGAGCTTCTCTTAAACTGTAATTTACCTGTAATTGTATTTGGGGATCACACAAAAGCAAAAAAACTTATCCCATTTAATTTTATACCGGGAGCTGATGGCGTCAAAGTAATTAAGCCAAATAAAGAATTTGACACCAAACTATTTTATTATTTCCTGCATGTTTTACCAATTCCCGATAAAGGTTATTCAAGGCATTTTCAATATGTTGAGAAATCTCATATCCCTCTCCCACCCCTCCCAGAGCAGCACCGCATAGTAGATAAAATAGAAGAACTTTTCAGCGAACTCGACAACGGAATTGAGAACCTCAAAAAAGCAAAAGCGCAGATTAAGACTTATCGGCAGGCGGTACTTAAGTTTGCGTTTGAAGGAAAGCTGATTCAAGGTGAAGGGAAAAAGGTAAAGGGTAAAAGTGAAAATAGGGAGCTGCCGGAAGGTTGGGAGTTAGTTGCACTAGGGGAATTTTGTGATAAAGTTTCAAATGCTAAAGATCTTGATCCAAATTTTGAATTTCTCTATTTGGATATTGGTGGAATTGATAACAAGATAAATAAAATTGTCTCACACAAAGAATACCAGTGGAAAGACGCTCCTTCGCGAGCTAAACAGCTGGTACATGAAGGCGATTTACTCTTCTCTACTGTAAGAACTTATCTTAAAAATATTGCACTAGTTCCGCCAAGGTACAGCGGTCAAATTGCTTCAACAGGTTTTTGCGTAATTAGACCGAAAAAGCATTTACTTTTATCAGAATATATTTTCCACCTTACCTTGTATGAAAAATTTCTTGAACCATTAAACGCACTTCAAACAGGTTCGAGTTATCCTGCCGTAAGAGATAAAGATGTTTTTTCTCAAAAAATTCCTTTACCACCATTAAAAAAACAAATCCAAATAGTAGAAGAAATCGAAAGGCGTTTTTCGGTTGCGGATAAACTGGAAGCGGCGATAGATGAAAGTCTTAAAAAATCAGAAGCACTGCGGCAGTCAATATTAAAGCAAGCGTTTGAAGGGAAGCTGGTATAG
- a CDS encoding class I SAM-dependent DNA methyltransferase, with translation MTASSIVSKVWNYCNILRDDGVSYGDYLEQLTYLLFLKMAYEYSKPPFNRQTIIDKKYDWESLKNKTGAELEVHYVTLLNELGKKKGMIGEIFFKSQNKIQDPAKLKKLIDLIDEENWLTLETDVKGDIYEGLLEKNAEDTKSGAGQYFTPRALIKAMVECIRPEPMKTIADPACGTGGFFLSSYEYLSKLKLDSEQKEFLKFNTFRGWEIVPSAARLCLMNLYLHNISDIESDPPIMREDSLLSKPKTNYDYVLTNPPFGKKSSITITNVEGIQKRESLSYERQDFWVTTSNKQLNFVQHIVSMLKPDGSAAVVVPDNVLFEGGAGETVRKNLLARTDFHTILRLPTGLFYAQGVKANVIFFDNKPASKTPWTKEVWIYDLRTNQHFTLKTQQMKFDHLEDFVKSYNPKNRNKRAESEQFKKFTYDEIIARDKTNLDIFWLKDESLGDTDNLPDPDILAAEIVENIEAGLDSFKEIIQRLGKE, from the coding sequence ATGACAGCATCATCAATCGTTTCAAAAGTTTGGAATTATTGTAACATACTTCGCGATGACGGCGTAAGTTACGGCGATTATCTTGAACAGCTTACTTATCTGCTCTTTCTTAAAATGGCTTATGAATATTCCAAGCCGCCGTTTAATAGGCAAACAATAATCGACAAAAAATATGATTGGGAATCTCTTAAAAATAAAACCGGTGCTGAGCTTGAAGTCCACTATGTAACACTGCTCAATGAACTCGGCAAAAAGAAAGGGATGATAGGCGAAATATTCTTTAAGTCGCAGAACAAAATTCAAGATCCGGCAAAACTAAAAAAGCTTATTGATCTGATTGATGAAGAGAATTGGCTTACACTGGAAACAGATGTCAAGGGAGATATATATGAAGGGCTGTTAGAGAAAAATGCGGAAGATACAAAGAGCGGTGCCGGACAATATTTTACGCCCCGCGCATTAATTAAAGCTATGGTTGAATGCATCAGACCCGAACCAATGAAGACCATTGCCGATCCGGCTTGCGGTACTGGCGGCTTCTTCTTATCGTCTTATGAATATCTAAGTAAATTAAAACTAGATTCAGAGCAGAAAGAATTTCTGAAGTTCAATACCTTCCGTGGATGGGAAATTGTGCCTAGTGCTGCAAGACTATGTTTGATGAATTTATACCTCCACAACATAAGTGATATAGAAAGTGATCCGCCAATTATGCGGGAAGATAGTTTGCTCAGTAAGCCCAAGACAAATTATGATTATGTACTGACCAATCCGCCATTCGGTAAAAAGAGTAGTATAACAATCACAAACGTTGAAGGCATACAAAAAAGAGAATCACTTTCTTATGAAAGACAGGATTTCTGGGTAACTACTTCCAACAAACAATTGAATTTTGTTCAGCATATAGTATCAATGCTAAAGCCGGATGGTAGCGCGGCTGTAGTTGTGCCGGACAATGTGCTTTTTGAAGGAGGCGCAGGAGAAACTGTCCGTAAGAATTTATTAGCGAGAACCGATTTTCATACTATCCTAAGATTGCCAACCGGTTTATTTTATGCGCAAGGAGTCAAAGCAAACGTAATCTTCTTCGATAACAAACCAGCTAGTAAAACACCTTGGACAAAGGAAGTCTGGATATACGACCTAAGAACTAATCAGCACTTCACTTTAAAAACACAGCAAATGAAATTTGATCATCTTGAAGATTTTGTAAAATCATATAATCCAAAGAATAGAAATAAACGAGCTGAATCAGAGCAATTCAAGAAATTCACATATGATGAAATAATCGCCCGCGATAAAACCAATCTTGACATCTTTTGGCTTAAAGATGAAAGTCTCGGCGATACAGACAACCTGCCCGACCCCGATATTCTTGCAGCAGAAATAGTTGAAAATATCGAGGCCGGTTTAGATAGTTTTAAAGAGATAATTCAAAGACTTGGTAAAGAATAA
- a CDS encoding DUF262 domain-containing protein — MKGRETKSFKIRSLESFFAKRIFAIPRLQREFVWNAKKACDLLDSIYKGFPIGTVLIWRAKKAMQYNLNQELTALPIYNPNNNNKVYFIIDGQQRLSVLYRIMCGDKIENSNGKEIDFSRIYLNLDKKAEPQFLYLRRHDEDQHLRVSDILSPRWKTIFKNYPAYKMRKIKECRERIKNYKVPFEYIETDNLGEVRETFVRINSTGTRLSSADKAFTLAASFNLKNRINAIRRDFKNGFENMDRIFLLRAIALIYDAPQISERGISSVIDKIESSEELQKEFDNDWKYLGPAYGKAIDYLKKNFCVYDYSMIPSVNMIPLLATFFYHYNRSQPDPYQMRQIKKWFWYTGITGRYSGAGYHKNIMEDYNYFLKLSEGKQKPFKIEEKVSFIKMKFSDYSGGSSLTKAFLCMLASKKPRYLDGGGEIPLAQHNSSANKKNRHHIFPRAHLRVKGLSRNYYNSIGNITYFTWQDNIRVSSNPPYKYLAEYRNNGYLRKVLNSHLIPHTNEYGLWMRDTKKGYKLFLEERINLICDQFEKLAGAEIFED; from the coding sequence ATGAAAGGAAGAGAAACAAAATCTTTTAAAATTCGTTCATTAGAAAGTTTTTTTGCAAAAAGAATATTTGCCATACCAAGACTACAGAGAGAATTTGTATGGAATGCAAAAAAAGCATGTGATCTGCTCGATTCGATTTATAAAGGATTCCCTATTGGAACGGTGCTGATATGGAGGGCAAAGAAAGCAATGCAATATAACCTAAATCAAGAGCTTACTGCATTACCGATTTATAATCCGAATAATAATAATAAAGTCTATTTTATAATTGACGGACAACAGAGGCTTTCTGTATTATATAGAATAATGTGCGGAGATAAGATCGAAAATTCAAACGGCAAGGAGATTGATTTCTCAAGAATCTATCTCAATCTGGATAAGAAGGCTGAGCCGCAGTTCCTCTACCTAAGGCGACACGATGAAGATCAGCATCTACGAGTTTCTGATATACTTTCCCCAAGATGGAAAACAATTTTTAAGAATTATCCTGCATATAAAATGAGAAAAATCAAAGAGTGTCGGGAACGTATTAAAAATTATAAGGTCCCGTTTGAATATATCGAGACAGATAATCTAGGTGAGGTAAGAGAGACCTTCGTTAGAATAAATTCAACTGGAACGCGTCTTAGCTCAGCCGACAAAGCATTTACTTTAGCAGCAAGTTTTAATCTCAAAAATAGAATCAATGCTATAAGAAGGGATTTTAAAAACGGATTTGAGAATATGGACCGGATCTTTTTATTAAGAGCAATTGCATTAATATATGACGCACCTCAAATTAGCGAAAGAGGCATCAGTTCTGTTATAGATAAAATTGAATCTTCGGAAGAGTTGCAAAAAGAATTTGATAATGACTGGAAATACCTGGGCCCGGCTTATGGAAAAGCAATAGATTATTTGAAGAAGAACTTCTGCGTCTATGATTACTCGATGATACCATCAGTAAATATGATTCCCTTATTGGCGACATTCTTTTATCATTATAATAGATCTCAACCTGACCCATACCAGATGAGACAGATCAAAAAGTGGTTTTGGTATACTGGAATTACCGGAAGGTACTCAGGTGCTGGGTATCATAAAAATATCATGGAGGATTACAATTACTTTTTGAAACTCAGCGAAGGTAAACAGAAACCATTTAAGATAGAGGAAAAAGTTAGTTTTATAAAAATGAAATTTTCCGACTATTCTGGAGGCTCCAGTTTAACAAAAGCATTTCTCTGCATGCTTGCATCCAAGAAACCGAGATATCTTGACGGCGGCGGCGAAATTCCGTTGGCTCAACATAATTCTTCCGCGAATAAAAAGAACAGACATCATATTTTTCCAAGGGCACATCTGAGGGTCAAGGGGCTCAGTCGAAATTATTATAATAGTATCGGTAATATCACTTACTTTACTTGGCAGGATAATATAAGAGTCAGTAGTAATCCGCCCTATAAATATCTTGCAGAGTATAGGAACAACGGATATTTAAGAAAAGTCTTAAATAGTCACCTCATCCCGCATACAAATGAATATGGCTTATGGATGAGAGATACTAAAAAGGGCTATAAGTTATTCTTAGAGGAAAGAATAAACTTAATCTGTGATCAGTTTGAAAAATTAGCCGGCGCGGAAATATTTGAGGATTAA
- the acs gene encoding acetate--CoA ligase yields the protein MAKKKLQGEVFYPPKEVIENANVKDWDKLNKQANADYAKFWADRAEELHWFKKWDRVIDDRKKPFYKWFTGAKTNISYNCLDVHVQTHRRNKIALVWEGENGDFEAMSYFRLHRETCKFANILKSMGVEKGDRVTIYMGRIPEIMIAMLACARIGAIHSVVYGGFSVEALHERIEDSKSKVLIVADGAYQRGKIVPLKDIADEALQRAGGIEHVIVVKRTGQEIKMEFGRDMWYHELRELPIASNSCALEKMDSEDPLFILYTSGTTGKPKAILHTHGGYMVGTYTTLKYVFDIQEQDRYWCAADPGWITGHSYIVYGPLLNGATSFMYEGAPNYPYPNRWWKMIENYGINILYTAPTAIRGLMRFGEAWVKRHDLSSLRLLGSVGEPINPEAWKWYHKVVGNEKCPIMDTWWQTETGMFMITPMPCVPLKPGSGTRPFPGIEMDVVDEKGKPVKPNEEGYLVIKTPWPAMIRTIYGDDERYVQQYWRKYKGMYMTGDSAKKDKDGYFWVIGRVDDVIKVSGYRLGTAEIESALVSHSAVAEAAAIGVPHEVKGNTIYAYVILRAGQSGSTTLAEELRQHVSHEVGPIAKPEQIEFVDSLPKTRSGKIMRRVLKAKAMGEDPGNLSTLED from the coding sequence ATGGCAAAGAAGAAATTGCAAGGCGAAGTTTTCTACCCACCGAAAGAAGTAATCGAAAACGCTAACGTTAAAGATTGGGATAAACTCAACAAGCAAGCAAACGCTGATTATGCAAAGTTTTGGGCTGACAGAGCCGAAGAATTACATTGGTTCAAAAAATGGGATAGAGTAATTGACGATCGTAAAAAACCTTTCTACAAATGGTTCACCGGTGCAAAGACAAATATTTCATACAATTGTTTAGATGTTCATGTTCAAACACACCGACGAAATAAAATAGCACTGGTTTGGGAAGGGGAGAATGGCGACTTTGAAGCAATGTCATATTTCCGTTTGCATAGAGAAACCTGCAAGTTTGCCAATATATTGAAAAGTATGGGAGTTGAAAAAGGTGACCGTGTAACAATTTATATGGGAAGAATTCCCGAGATAATGATAGCAATGTTAGCTTGCGCACGAATCGGTGCAATTCACTCAGTAGTTTACGGTGGTTTCTCCGTTGAAGCTCTTCATGAAAGAATAGAGGATAGTAAATCAAAAGTTCTTATTGTAGCCGATGGTGCATATCAAAGAGGGAAGATCGTTCCGCTAAAAGATATTGCCGATGAAGCTTTACAGCGTGCCGGAGGTATCGAACATGTTATCGTTGTTAAACGAACCGGACAAGAAATCAAAATGGAATTCGGTCGTGATATGTGGTATCACGAATTAAGAGAACTTCCAATTGCAAGTAATTCATGTGCATTAGAAAAAATGGACTCGGAAGATCCGTTGTTTATTTTATATACATCCGGTACGACGGGCAAACCGAAAGCAATTTTGCATACACACGGCGGTTACATGGTCGGTACTTACACGACTCTCAAGTATGTTTTCGATATTCAAGAACAAGATAGATATTGGTGTGCTGCCGATCCTGGGTGGATTACGGGTCATAGTTATATCGTTTACGGTCCATTACTCAATGGCGCTACATCATTCATGTATGAAGGTGCTCCGAATTATCCGTATCCGAATCGTTGGTGGAAGATGATTGAGAATTACGGAATTAATATTTTATACACTGCTCCTACGGCAATAAGAGGATTAATGCGCTTTGGCGAAGCTTGGGTTAAACGTCATGATCTTTCTTCATTAAGATTACTTGGTTCGGTTGGTGAACCGATCAATCCCGAAGCATGGAAATGGTATCACAAAGTTGTTGGAAATGAAAAATGTCCGATTATGGATACATGGTGGCAAACCGAAACCGGTATGTTTATGATTACCCCGATGCCTTGCGTTCCGCTTAAACCCGGTTCCGGTACAAGACCATTCCCAGGAATTGAAATGGATGTAGTTGATGAAAAAGGTAAACCGGTCAAACCTAATGAAGAAGGTTATCTTGTTATTAAAACTCCTTGGCCTGCAATGATTAGAACAATTTACGGTGATGATGAAAGATACGTTCAGCAATACTGGAGAAAGTATAAAGGGATGTACATGACTGGCGACAGTGCAAAGAAAGATAAGGACGGTTACTTCTGGGTCATCGGAAGAGTTGATGATGTTATCAAAGTATCCGGTTATAGACTTGGTACAGCTGAAATCGAAAGTGCACTTGTTAGTCACAGTGCAGTTGCCGAAGCCGCGGCAATAGGAGTCCCGCATGAAGTTAAGGGAAACACTATCTACGCTTATGTAATTTTGAGAGCTGGGCAGTCCGGCAGTACAACATTAGCTGAGGAATTACGACAGCATGTCTCACATGAAGTTGGTCCGATTGCAAAACCGGAACAGATAGAGTTTGTCGATTCATTACCTAAAACTCGATCGGGAAAAATTATGAGACGTGTACTCAAAGCTAAAGCCATGGGTGAAGATCCCGGTAACTTATCAACGTTGGAAGATTAA
- a CDS encoding DUF1330 domain-containing protein, translating into MYEYLVGLNVTDDASYQKYREGMTPILKSYGGGFNYDFKVSEVFITQSQNKINRVFTLFFPDKETSERFFSDPEYLEIKKAYFEKAVESTTIISRYMKL; encoded by the coding sequence ATGTACGAATACCTAGTAGGCTTAAATGTAACAGATGATGCAAGCTACCAAAAATACAGAGAAGGAATGACTCCGATATTAAAATCATACGGCGGAGGATTTAATTATGATTTTAAGGTATCGGAGGTGTTTATCACTCAATCACAAAACAAAATAAACAGAGTGTTTACCTTATTTTTCCCGGATAAAGAAACTTCAGAGAGATTTTTTTCCGATCCCGAATATTTAGAGATAAAGAAAGCGTATTTTGAAAAAGCGGTGGAATCTACAACAATAATTTCTCGATATATGAAATTATAA
- a CDS encoding helix-turn-helix domain-containing protein, which yields MKMEGAKMIKGKNEIKRAVKVWPTVSKVVSTIHTERHYNRAVKMLDQLIDDVNEKSDPVKESLIDTLGTLIKDYEDNNVEERKGDPIGVLNYLLEEHGLTQNDLKEIGSQGVVSEILNRKRQLNLRQVVALSKRFSVSPAVFIESV from the coding sequence ATGAAAATGGAAGGAGCAAAAATGATAAAAGGGAAAAATGAAATAAAAAGAGCTGTTAAAGTTTGGCCGACAGTTTCAAAAGTTGTTTCAACAATACATACTGAACGACATTATAATCGAGCGGTAAAAATGCTTGATCAATTGATAGATGATGTTAATGAAAAAAGTGACCCGGTTAAAGAATCATTAATTGATACACTTGGTACATTAATTAAAGATTATGAAGATAACAATGTTGAAGAACGAAAAGGAGATCCAATAGGTGTATTGAATTATTTATTAGAAGAACACGGATTGACTCAAAATGATTTAAAAGAGATCGGCAGTCAGGGAGTTGTGTCAGAAATATTAAACAGAAAAAGGCAACTGAATTTAAGGCAAGTAGTTGCACTAAGTAAAAGATTTTCGGTCTCGCCGGCAGTCTTCATTGAAAGTGTATAG
- a CDS encoding SIMPL domain-containing protein: protein MKKIIVSVILILLTTVNYGQLNDETVFKYTAISEIAVQADQIIFQITITEENTEPETAYKTHKEKESKLASLIKELGIADSNIVYSLLSISQPRIPRDGKNYITNQKIRLKVDDFTLYEKVQIELLKMGINEFNSIFSSKETDKIREKGIKELVRTARKEAEMYAEELGLSVERVIEIESRMTRLDGGEPVFFTASPKVDYSLMDIPQSYSVKLIANISFQLSK from the coding sequence ATGAAAAAAATAATTGTAAGTGTAATACTAATTTTATTGACCACGGTAAATTATGGTCAATTGAATGATGAAACTGTTTTTAAATATACTGCCATTTCTGAAATTGCTGTTCAAGCAGATCAAATAATATTTCAGATAACAATCACTGAAGAAAATACAGAACCTGAAACGGCTTACAAGACACACAAAGAAAAGGAAAGTAAACTTGCATCTTTAATAAAAGAATTAGGGATAGCTGATAGTAATATAGTTTATTCATTATTGAGTATTTCTCAACCTCGAATACCGAGAGATGGTAAAAATTATATAACGAATCAGAAAATCAGATTGAAAGTAGATGATTTTACACTATATGAAAAAGTCCAAATAGAACTATTAAAAATGGGTATTAATGAATTTAACAGCATATTTTCTTCAAAAGAAACGGATAAAATACGAGAGAAAGGCATAAAAGAATTAGTAAGGACGGCACGGAAGGAAGCAGAAATGTATGCTGAGGAATTGGGTTTAAGTGTCGAAAGAGTAATAGAAATTGAATCAAGAATGACTAGATTAGATGGCGGGGAGCCGGTTTTTTTTACAGCGAGTCCAAAGGTTGATTATTCTTTGATGGATATTCCACAATCATATAGTGTAAAGCTTATTGCAAATATCTCTTTTCAGCTAAGTAAATAA